Proteins encoded in a region of the Photobacterium profundum SS9 genome:
- the metA gene encoding homoserine O-acetyltransferase MetA — MPIKIPDRLPATDILRSENIFVMSEARAATQGIRPLKVLLLNLMPKKIETETQFLRLLSNSPLQVDVELLRIDNRPTKNTPTEHLDTFYRQFEMVKDRNFDGLIVTGAPLGLVQFEDVLYWEEIQVIMNWAKEHVTSTMFVCWAAQAGLKLLYDLPKRTRKEKISGVYEHKIHDRHHPLLRGFDDLFKAPHSRYADFSPSYLAEHTDLDILATSEVAGVYLASTKDKRNVFVTGHPEYEVDTLHHEYIRDCEQGIEPNMPVNYYPDNNASNTPVASWRSHGHLLFSNWLNYCVYQQTPYDLDDFSEANFTKNDE, encoded by the coding sequence ATGCCAATCAAAATTCCTGATCGTTTACCTGCTACTGATATTCTGCGTAGTGAAAATATTTTTGTTATGTCAGAAGCACGTGCTGCGACGCAAGGGATTCGTCCATTAAAAGTATTATTGCTTAATTTGATGCCCAAAAAGATAGAAACTGAAACACAGTTTTTACGTTTGTTATCAAATAGCCCGTTACAGGTTGATGTTGAATTATTACGGATCGACAATCGTCCAACAAAAAATACTCCAACAGAACATTTAGACACATTTTATCGTCAATTTGAGATGGTGAAAGATCGTAATTTTGATGGTTTAATTGTGACTGGGGCACCTTTAGGATTAGTTCAATTTGAGGATGTTCTTTATTGGGAAGAAATTCAGGTAATAATGAATTGGGCAAAAGAGCATGTTACATCGACAATGTTTGTATGTTGGGCTGCTCAGGCAGGTTTAAAGTTACTTTATGATCTGCCCAAGAGAACAAGGAAAGAAAAAATATCTGGGGTTTATGAGCATAAAATTCATGATCGCCACCATCCTTTGTTGCGTGGCTTTGATGATCTATTTAAGGCGCCTCATTCTCGTTATGCTGACTTTTCCCCTAGCTATCTTGCAGAACATACTGATTTAGATATTTTAGCTACCTCTGAAGTGGCTGGCGTTTATTTAGCGTCGACAAAAGATAAGCGGAACGTATTTGTTACCGGTCATCCCGAGTATGAAGTTGATACGTTGCACCATGAATACATTCGTGACTGTGAGCAAGGCATAGAGCCTAACATGCCTGTGAATTATTACCCCGATAACAACGCAAGTAATACACCGGTAGCGAGTTGGCGTAGTCATGGACACCTGCTGTTTTCCAACTGGTTAAATTATTGTGTTTATCAACAGACACCTTATGATCTTGATGATTTCTCTGAAGCTAACTTTACTAAAAATGATGAATGA
- a CDS encoding TIGR03899 family protein: MKAGKQTELITLETKTSIVNEKKHQLKSAQNKAEEIAQKHAISAQIKQTQHDIQQRTSNRILLEQKNEQRNLERIVKVTYEACRDETAGDPDPDWLARFFSMAKKIYSPSMQILWGKILKHEILFPGSVSLKSLKTLQDMTQREAQIFQQAASLTCNFGNDKSQKLLTGIKEHKGKLSLFKQIKSHRVQYGAYQLSYSNLLILIDLSLLLKTELESGEIAKHIDLPFGYKSNDYTLQPIRKGITFTYYRLSPIGEELANLFGSSTNQQYKDMLSNLLSQHFIVQNNKE; encoded by the coding sequence ATGAAAGCAGGAAAGCAAACAGAACTAATAACTTTAGAAACAAAGACATCAATAGTTAATGAAAAGAAACACCAACTAAAAAGTGCGCAAAATAAAGCAGAAGAAATCGCACAAAAACACGCAATAAGTGCCCAAATAAAACAAACACAACATGATATTCAACAACGAACCTCCAATAGAATTCTACTCGAGCAGAAAAATGAGCAACGAAATCTTGAAAGGATTGTTAAGGTTACCTATGAGGCGTGTAGGGATGAAACGGCAGGAGATCCCGATCCAGATTGGTTAGCTCGGTTCTTTTCTATGGCAAAAAAAATTTACAGTCCATCAATGCAGATATTGTGGGGAAAAATATTAAAGCATGAAATATTATTCCCAGGCTCAGTCTCTTTAAAGTCACTCAAAACGTTACAAGATATGACGCAACGTGAGGCTCAAATCTTCCAGCAAGCAGCCTCACTAACATGTAATTTTGGAAATGATAAAAGCCAGAAACTGTTAACCGGAATAAAAGAACACAAAGGAAAGCTATCTTTATTTAAACAAATCAAAAGTCATAGAGTTCAATATGGTGCTTATCAATTATCATATTCAAATTTGCTGATTTTAATCGATCTAAGCTTACTGTTGAAAACCGAACTAGAGTCAGGAGAAATAGCCAAACATATCGATCTGCCTTTTGGCTATAAGAGTAATGATTACACCCTACAGCCAATCAGAAAAGGGATTACATTCACATACTATCGACTCTCCCCAATAGGAGAGGAGCTTGCTAACCTATTTGGAAGTAGCACAAATCAACAATATAAAGATATGCTTTCAAACTTATTAAGCCAACACTTCATAGTGCAAAACAATAAAGAATAA
- a CDS encoding DUF3299 domain-containing protein translates to MKRWLIAIIFCLPTLSNAEDVLTLDWIDLVPQQERKLLDQKNMMPLLNHDGEVAKQSMIGAVREELNGSEVKIPGFVIPLEGDDKVVTEFLLVPYFGACVHVPPPPPNQIIYVKFAKGAPIQQLWDVVYVVGRLKTQHISHDMAEVGYLLEGTALEEYDDM, encoded by the coding sequence ATGAAAAGATGGCTCATCGCAATTATCTTCTGTTTACCAACACTAAGTAACGCCGAAGATGTATTAACATTAGATTGGATTGATCTTGTACCACAACAAGAGAGAAAGCTGTTAGATCAAAAAAATATGATGCCTTTATTAAATCATGATGGAGAGGTAGCAAAACAATCAATGATCGGCGCAGTAAGAGAAGAACTAAACGGTAGTGAAGTGAAAATACCAGGGTTTGTTATACCTTTAGAAGGAGACGATAAGGTTGTAACTGAATTTTTACTTGTTCCTTATTTTGGGGCTTGTGTACATGTACCCCCTCCGCCGCCTAACCAAATCATCTATGTCAAGTTCGCTAAAGGTGCCCCTATTCAACAGTTGTGGGATGTTGTCTATGTCGTAGGCCGCTTAAAAACACAACACATTAGCCATGATATGGCTGAAGTTGGTTATCTATTAGAAGGAACTGCATTAGAAGAATACGATGATATGTAG
- a CDS encoding ABC transporter permease has product MKAILRLAWQSLVNRRTTALLTLLTVAISVTLLLGVETVRTQAKASFANTISNTDLIVGSRSGQVNLLLYSVFRIGNATNNIDWQSYQEISQQRAVKWAIPISLGDSHRGFRVIGTNDSYFKHYQYGQKQHLTFSDGRPFNTLFETVVGAEVAKKLSYKINDEIVIAHGISDQKFNRHDNLPFKVVGILKPTGTPVDRSVHVSLGAIEAIHVGWESGARIGQTPDAAQLAEYQFEPKQITSFMLGLHSKIQTFALQRTINTYKKEPLSAIMPGIALHELWGMMSIAEQALLVVSGFVVIAGLLGMLTSLLTSLNERRREMAILRAMGARPSHIFFLLISEATVLTSAGIVLGTILLYVGLFALQPMIQQQFGFFIEVTLLSTYELTLLALVQTAGIIVGIIPAVRAYKHSLADGMTIKI; this is encoded by the coding sequence ATGAAGGCTATTTTAAGATTAGCATGGCAAAGTCTAGTGAATAGAAGAACCACTGCCTTGTTAACGTTACTAACCGTAGCAATATCAGTCACTCTATTACTAGGTGTAGAGACAGTCAGAACACAAGCAAAAGCAAGCTTTGCAAATACGATATCCAATACTGATTTAATTGTGGGTTCTCGCTCAGGACAAGTTAACCTATTACTTTATTCAGTCTTTCGCATTGGCAATGCCACCAATAATATAGACTGGCAAAGCTATCAAGAAATAAGTCAGCAACGTGCAGTAAAATGGGCAATCCCTATCTCTTTAGGGGATTCTCACCGCGGATTTCGTGTAATAGGTACCAATGACAGTTACTTCAAGCACTATCAATATGGACAAAAGCAGCACCTAACGTTTAGTGACGGACGACCATTTAACACCTTATTTGAAACTGTAGTAGGTGCTGAAGTTGCCAAAAAATTAAGCTATAAGATCAATGATGAAATTGTTATAGCTCACGGTATAAGTGATCAAAAATTTAATCGCCACGATAACTTACCCTTCAAAGTTGTTGGAATATTAAAACCAACAGGCACACCAGTAGATAGAAGTGTGCACGTCTCTCTCGGAGCCATAGAAGCTATTCATGTGGGTTGGGAGTCAGGGGCAAGAATTGGGCAAACACCCGATGCCGCACAACTTGCCGAGTATCAATTTGAACCTAAGCAAATAACCTCCTTCATGCTGGGATTACACTCTAAAATACAGACCTTTGCTTTACAGAGAACCATTAATACTTATAAAAAAGAACCGCTCAGTGCCATTATGCCTGGTATAGCATTACATGAGCTATGGGGGATGATGTCGATTGCAGAGCAAGCATTATTAGTTGTATCAGGGTTTGTAGTCATTGCAGGGCTACTTGGTATGCTAACAAGTTTACTGACAAGCCTGAATGAAAGGCGTCGCGAAATGGCTATTCTAAGAGCAATGGGAGCTCGCCCAAGCCACATATTCTTTCTATTAATAAGTGAAGCGACTGTTTTAACATCTGCAGGGATAGTCCTTGGCACAATACTACTTTACGTAGGGTTGTTTGCACTTCAGCCGATGATACAACAGCAGTTCGGCTTTTTTATTGAGGTAACATTATTGAGTACTTACGAACTAACTTTACTCGCCTTAGTACAAACAGCAGGAATCATCGTGGGAATTATTCCGGCGGTAAGAGCTTATAAGCATTCATTAGCAGATGGTATGACTATTAAAATATAA
- a CDS encoding ATP-binding cassette domain-containing protein yields the protein MVIIELNKLTFRWPGQPADLLNIDDLTINKGEKVFLKGPSGSGKSSLLSLLAGITQPTSGRVNLLGQPFSKLKSTQRDKFRADNIGYIFQMFNLLPYLSVIDNVLLPCRFSNQRKQKIQGHLETEAKRLLQQLHLPDDCLHRPISELSIGQQQRVAAARALIGKPELLIADEPTSALDHDNREAFIKLLMNECNDAGITLLFVSHDTTLEPLFSRSIALNDINLATQVGVQ from the coding sequence ATGGTAATTATAGAGCTTAACAAGCTGACGTTTCGCTGGCCTGGTCAACCAGCTGACCTGCTTAACATAGACGATTTAACAATAAATAAAGGCGAGAAAGTCTTCTTAAAAGGTCCCAGTGGAAGCGGTAAATCGAGCCTTCTAAGCTTACTTGCAGGGATCACCCAACCGACTTCAGGCCGTGTGAACTTATTAGGACAACCATTCAGTAAATTGAAATCGACCCAACGCGACAAATTTCGAGCAGATAACATTGGGTATATATTCCAAATGTTCAATTTGCTCCCTTACCTATCCGTTATAGATAATGTATTACTACCTTGTCGATTCTCGAATCAAAGAAAGCAAAAAATCCAAGGACACCTTGAAACTGAAGCTAAACGCCTTTTACAACAACTTCACTTACCGGATGATTGCTTACATAGACCCATATCAGAACTCAGTATTGGTCAACAACAACGGGTTGCTGCAGCAAGAGCTTTGATTGGCAAGCCTGAGTTACTCATTGCAGATGAACCAACTTCAGCATTAGATCATGATAATAGAGAGGCTTTTATTAAATTGCTCATGAATGAATGTAACGATGCGGGTATAACGCTCTTATTTGTAAGCCACGACACCACCCTAGAGCCTCTTTTTAGTCGTAGCATCGCTCTAAACGATATTAATCTAGCAACTCAAGTAGGTGTTCAATGA
- the zrgA gene encoding zinc uptake protein ZrgA: protein MTFPSNISALAIAVSTLVSTVAFADDNFRQHDAHIHGVVELNIAQDGNDLLLEITAPGSDIVGFEHAPQTQDQTQAIQQAMLTLKKPSSLFEINSDANCELTDSDVNQSLSKQNDGHDHSNHDGHDHSNHDDHDHSNHDDHDHSNHDDHDHSNHDDHDHSNHDDHDHSEHANKHGEFTAQYSFSCKNIAQLNEIKLYWFNHFPSTEKISVQAITDKGQQANQLTENNTTFKFQ from the coding sequence ATGACTTTTCCATCAAACATTTCAGCCCTTGCGATCGCCGTTAGTACTTTAGTTTCAACTGTAGCTTTTGCTGATGATAACTTTCGTCAACACGATGCTCATATCCATGGTGTAGTAGAACTCAATATTGCCCAAGATGGTAATGACCTTCTTTTAGAGATCACAGCACCAGGGTCTGACATTGTCGGGTTCGAACATGCCCCTCAAACCCAAGATCAAACTCAAGCCATACAGCAAGCAATGTTAACCCTGAAAAAACCGTCGTCTCTTTTTGAAATTAACTCCGATGCAAATTGCGAATTAACGGATAGCGATGTCAATCAGTCTCTATCCAAGCAGAATGATGGCCACGACCACAGCAACCATGATGGCCACGACCACAGCAACCATGATGACCATGACCACAGCAATCATGATGACCACGACCACAGCAATCATGATGACCACGACCACAGCAATCATGATGACCACGACCACAGCAATCATGATGACCATGACCACAGCGAACATGCTAATAAGCATGGTGAATTTACAGCACAATACAGTTTCAGCTGTAAAAACATCGCTCAATTAAATGAAATAAAACTGTACTGGTTCAATCACTTCCCATCGACAGAAAAAATATCTGTTCAAGCCATTACCGATAAAGGTCAGCAAGCTAATCAATTAACCGAAAATAACACTACTTTTAAATTTCAGTAA
- a CDS encoding YtfJ family protein: MNKKPMIALLAAALLPGMVSAHNIQLGQKTPNVSVADKGEIVLSNDEIAYQEWDNSDLVGKVRVIQAIAGRSAAKEMNAEFIEAIKVAQLPNENYQTTTIINQDDSIWGTGGFVKSSAEDSKRDFSWSSMVLDASGSVQSAWDLQKESSAIIVLDKQGNVLFIKEGKLTSTEVKQAIMLVKENI; encoded by the coding sequence ATGAATAAGAAGCCAATGATTGCGCTATTAGCTGCCGCCTTATTACCTGGAATGGTAAGCGCTCATAACATTCAATTAGGGCAAAAAACACCTAACGTCTCGGTAGCAGACAAAGGTGAAATTGTGCTAAGCAACGATGAAATCGCATATCAAGAGTGGGATAACTCGGATCTAGTCGGAAAGGTACGTGTGATTCAAGCAATAGCTGGTCGCAGTGCTGCCAAAGAAATGAATGCTGAATTTATTGAAGCAATAAAGGTTGCTCAATTACCGAACGAAAACTACCAAACAACCACAATAATCAACCAAGATGATTCTATCTGGGGTACTGGTGGATTTGTAAAGTCATCAGCTGAAGACAGCAAACGAGATTTTTCATGGTCATCGATGGTGCTAGATGCTTCGGGTTCTGTGCAGTCCGCTTGGGATCTACAGAAAGAAAGCTCTGCAATTATAGTGTTAGATAAACAAGGTAATGTCTTGTTTATTAAGGAAGGAAAGCTAACATCAACTGAAGTGAAGCAAGCAATAATGCTAGTGAAAGAAAATATATAA
- a CDS encoding DUF1107 domain-containing protein — protein MLRIFKQYRPNQIARYVKSYFRGRLFIVGIGAFEFDYGRLLPSKKHDLKALSTLSEVNREIQCLALEGAM, from the coding sequence ATGCTTAGAATATTTAAGCAATACAGGCCGAATCAAATTGCTCGTTATGTGAAAAGCTACTTCCGAGGACGTTTATTTATTGTCGGTATTGGAGCTTTTGAGTTTGATTATGGTCGATTATTACCGTCGAAAAAACACGATTTGAAAGCATTGAGTACACTTTCAGAAGTAAATCGTGAGATTCAGTGCTTGGCGTTAGAAGGCGCTATGTAG
- the msrA gene encoding peptide-methionine (S)-S-oxide reductase MsrA has protein sequence MSPNKHNLIAPETALIGRATSITPSLPHAVNGTILNDEKPSNYSEIIIGMGCFWGAERLFWNLPGIYSTAVGYSGGFTPNPTYEEVCSGKTGHSEVVRIIYDPLIISLEQILTLFWESHNPTQGMQQGNDIGTQYRSVIYTTTPNQLTYAQHSKQCYQQSLEQQQLESPITTEIEPAGTFYFAEDYHQQYLVKNPNGYCGLGGTGVCFIPL, from the coding sequence ATGTCACCAAACAAACATAATTTAATCGCACCAGAAACAGCTTTAATTGGGCGAGCAACATCCATTACCCCATCATTACCACATGCGGTGAATGGCACAATATTAAATGATGAAAAGCCTAGTAATTACAGCGAAATCATCATCGGCATGGGCTGTTTCTGGGGGGCTGAACGCTTATTTTGGAATCTACCAGGCATCTATAGTACAGCTGTTGGTTATAGTGGTGGTTTCACTCCTAACCCTACCTATGAGGAAGTTTGCTCGGGTAAAACAGGGCATTCAGAAGTTGTCAGAATTATTTATGATCCTTTAATTATCTCTTTAGAACAGATTTTAACTTTATTTTGGGAAAGTCATAATCCAACTCAAGGTATGCAACAAGGTAATGATATTGGCACTCAATATCGCTCAGTCATTTATACAACAACACCTAATCAGCTCACATATGCTCAGCACAGCAAGCAATGTTATCAACAATCTCTTGAACAACAACAATTAGAAAGCCCTATTACAACGGAAATAGAGCCTGCCGGTACATTCTATTTTGCAGAAGATTATCATCAACAATATCTAGTAAAAAACCCTAACGGCTATTGTGGATTAGGAGGAACAGGGGTGTGCTTCATACCTCTATAA
- a CDS encoding autotransporter assembly complex protein TamA yields MNDVLKRFGLTVVAMVFATPVLANTSLTIKGLKGNLQDNVDAYVSAIPKDDYSTTLRFREQLEDEIENALKALGYYQPIFTYEIKDDDKKSSIAVTVEKGPITHIAKSHIVLLGMAESDPDFIGLVKGSGLGLGESLNHGKYESLKSSLSSLALRKGYFDASLTKSVMEVAPSRNEAFITIEFSSGRRYNFGDTTFTGSQIDEDRLQSLIPFEKDDPYLASKLGEFNQRLSTVGWFSSIFVGGDVQHLDDGTVPIAVNLAPQVRNQIETGIGYSTDVGMRLKLNWKKPWLNSAGHSLSIKTELSKVQPKIEAAYKIPLDDVLNDYYQVIGGIRYVDNHDTQSIEYNIGLERHWRLESDWKRVASLRWLYEDYKQGVDKEGNGEKGILSMIIPGITYSKTRARGGAMPTWGDKQLISVEYADPALGSDTRLARFRGRSAWIRSAGENHRGILRLDGGAIVADRIEDVPPSMRFFAGGDNSIRGYGYESIAPRNDGGLLVGGQYMATSTLEYQYRVYGDWWGAVFYDYGSAWISDPEWYSGTGVGVRWASPVGPISIDFAWGLEKETDKFQLHFTLGPEL; encoded by the coding sequence ATGAATGATGTTTTAAAGCGGTTTGGTTTGACCGTTGTTGCGATGGTTTTCGCTACGCCAGTGTTAGCAAATACGTCGCTAACCATAAAGGGATTAAAAGGGAATCTTCAGGATAATGTGGATGCTTATGTTTCTGCGATTCCTAAAGATGATTACAGTACAACGCTGCGTTTTCGAGAGCAATTGGAAGATGAAATTGAAAATGCATTAAAAGCGTTAGGATACTATCAACCAATATTTACCTATGAGATTAAAGACGACGATAAGAAGTCATCCATAGCCGTTACGGTTGAAAAAGGGCCTATTACACATATTGCGAAAAGTCATATTGTACTTTTAGGTATGGCAGAAAGTGATCCTGATTTTATTGGATTGGTGAAAGGTAGCGGCTTAGGATTAGGCGAATCGTTGAATCACGGTAAATATGAATCCCTCAAATCATCACTTTCAAGTTTAGCTTTGCGTAAAGGTTACTTTGATGCCTCTTTAACTAAGAGCGTAATGGAAGTCGCCCCCTCTCGTAATGAAGCTTTCATTACCATCGAATTTTCCAGTGGACGACGATATAACTTTGGTGACACGACGTTTACTGGTAGCCAAATTGATGAAGACCGATTGCAATCGTTGATCCCATTTGAAAAAGATGACCCGTATTTAGCCTCTAAATTGGGTGAATTTAATCAGCGTTTATCCACCGTCGGTTGGTTTTCTTCGATTTTTGTTGGTGGAGATGTACAGCATTTAGATGATGGAACTGTGCCTATTGCTGTAAATTTAGCTCCTCAAGTTCGTAATCAAATTGAAACGGGTATCGGTTATTCAACAGATGTCGGTATGCGTTTAAAGCTTAACTGGAAGAAGCCTTGGCTAAATAGTGCCGGGCATAGTCTGAGTATTAAAACAGAACTATCAAAGGTGCAGCCTAAAATTGAGGCCGCGTATAAAATTCCACTTGATGATGTTCTGAATGATTATTATCAGGTCATTGGTGGTATTCGTTATGTTGATAATCACGATACGCAAAGTATCGAGTATAACATTGGTCTCGAAAGACACTGGCGGCTCGAATCAGATTGGAAGCGTGTAGCTTCCCTACGTTGGTTATATGAAGACTATAAGCAAGGCGTTGATAAGGAAGGGAATGGTGAGAAAGGCATCCTAAGTATGATTATTCCTGGTATTACTTATAGCAAAACCCGTGCCAGAGGTGGCGCAATGCCAACGTGGGGGGATAAGCAGTTAATATCGGTTGAATATGCCGATCCTGCTTTAGGTTCTGATACGCGTTTAGCAAGATTTCGTGGTCGTAGCGCTTGGATCCGTAGTGCTGGTGAAAATCATCGAGGTATCTTACGTCTCGATGGCGGCGCGATTGTGGCCGATAGAATTGAAGATGTGCCACCGTCTATGCGTTTCTTTGCTGGTGGTGATAATAGTATTCGAGGGTATGGATATGAATCGATTGCTCCGCGAAATGATGGTGGTTTGCTAGTCGGTGGGCAATATATGGCAACCTCAACGCTAGAGTATCAATACCGCGTATATGGGGATTGGTGGGGCGCGGTATTCTACGACTATGGTTCGGCATGGATCAGTGACCCTGAATGGTATAGCGGTACTGGTGTTGGCGTTCGTTGGGCATCCCCTGTAGGTCCTATTAGTATTGATTTTGCTTGGGGGCTTGAGAAAGAAACAGACAAGTTCCAGCTCCACTTTACTCTGGGACCTGAATTATGA